The DNA sequence aattGAATCGGTAGTTTTAATATGGTCAGCATGTTGCAAATTGAAATTAGTAAATTCAATTAATGTATTACGTGACTTTAATGAATTCATATGCTTAATTGAGAATTATGTATTATTGTATATTTGGTTTCGGTAAATCTCTTTCGGCATTTTTAATTCTCTTAATTTCAATTACCAAGAAAAcagtttaagaaaaatatatatatgttttcaTATAATTATGCACGCATCATATGCATATTGATTTTGAGGATTTATGTTTAATCAAAATCTTGTTttcatagttttaatcatggatatttttaattgatgaattgtcaatttatatttgtatgttCCCTATCGTGAACTAATGGTTTTCCTTCCATgtttgaaatatattatttccataTTGATTCTATTTATGTATATGGAATTGATTTGGGTATTTTGATTGTGTATATACTTTAtgtaaattgagtttgaatatATGCATTGATGAACTGagatttcaattaaatgtTTCATGATTATGAATCTACCGAGACGGTGGAATGAAtgattatataattcaattctcgttttaatatgtattttgattatattatgtttattttgcaatcaccaaagtgaggcAAAATAAGGAGAGTCTATAATcaaactcatattaaaatttgtttaagcAATTAATCTTTATATgttcttgattatattatgtttattttacaatcaccaaagtgaggtaAAATATTAGgagtttataatcaaattaagtaaaaacctgcttaagcaattaatcattatacattcttgattatattatgtttattttgcaatcaccaaagtgaggtaaaataagaagagtTTATAATCAAGTTGATATGAAAATCCatttatgcaattaatcatcATGCTTATTGTGGCTATTCATTATCTTAAATAGTTTGTTTGTCATAAAAGGTCTAGATTCCCAAAGGAAATAGTCTTTGCGACATAAtgatcatatttatttcagaataaatcgtgttatatgatctatttatgattaaaactattaaatattgattaaaactaaagcGTAtgtcgtaccttattgattaaataatagacactatcaaatattgattagaactattaatttgttatttaatagtaattttaataatcaaaaaaatttattgatatttaaaaattgaaatttaaaatttaagtttataaaaccaaatctaatattgatataaaggaacaaagtgaaagatggcaaaagagaagaagaatgataattttgaaataatattagatttagtacatcactgaaataatattagatttaaaatgtaaaaagactaAATTGCCCAAATCCGCCAAAACCctccaaaagggtattttcgtcacgaaacagtgaaaaatgaccattttcgagataaacgcttagtccagggttgtctgggaatatttttaaagtccaggattcattggcgagataaacgcgtagtccagggactatttttgaGTTCACTCAAGGAAATTAGGAATATTGGGGTGACAAGAGGTCATCCAATGGTCCGTAGAATGGTGGTGATGGCGAATCGCCGCAAGTGACATTTGTTGGCGATCGTCGATGTAGTATGTCGGACGGAAAAGTAAGTGTAAGGGGGAAATGAGTGCACCAACAtgtgtttttttaatctttagtTTCCTAAACTAATACATAGCGCTGCCTCATTAAAATTCGTACACATAATTAAACATTGAAAATTActgatttaaattttggatttaaaaaattacggGACTGAGTCGACTAACTATATCAAcctaaaattatgatataaatgtcaagtatttatttaatttatttgctaTATTAACGTTATTCTTTTATAGCAATCATGAAGTATACAACTATCTAGAATCAACGGCTGGTACCAGTTTAAgcatagtattatatattgcAACTCGACGATTTCTCCTAAGGTGGTCCGCCACCAGTATTTGCAAGTTGCATTTTGGGTTTTGACTATACATAAAAGTTACTCCACTATAAACAATCTGTGTGTAAAGAACCCAAACATTTTTACGTGTGCTTGCTATTTCCTAGTCAAATAATATGTGAACGATGAAATAAACTTTATATGTATGTACGTTGAAACTTACAACAAAAGTCTACATGTATTTGGCTGATGATTGATATACATACGTTACGCGTATGTATAAATACCCTCATTTAAATCAATAAGATTGTAAAATACTTGTGGTATTTTTTTGCTTGACGCTTGATGAAAacttaagaaaaatatcaaatcaatcattttttcagtAAAGTcttatctgtttattttgaaattctaCTAGAAGACATAAACTACTACACTATTTAACAATCAtaatcaaaaattgaaaaagggTAACTAAAAGTTAGaaataaagttgaaaatatcaatttatcTAGGACGATTCCAAAGACATTTCTAAACTTCTCGAataaaagatgatttttctaaaaaatattataactCAAACATCATATTCTTGTGAAAAAGACCAAGGCAGCTTCCTTCCAAGCATACACACtctaaaaagcaaaaatatgcgcacatataaataatagagaaaaGATAACACATTACAAAAATGaagttttacttatttttttaattaccaCCTCCAACACAGACATTCTCATGATGCAATCCCATATCTTATTCTTTAAGTTTCGCTGAGACGTAGTTTACGGAATAAAAATCTAATCTGTGTTCACATATAGAAAAATCCAACAACAAAGAATTATATAGaaaacttataaaataaaaatactggTCAAATGTTTcctgttttaatttttttcattatttgttgattattcattttctatagCAGCTGACCCACTAGGCCACCATGTACGGCGCAGTAGTACAACTCcgatttattaaaaaaaattgaaagaaaaagaaaaaaggggaatagaaaaaaatggaaaatctCTTTAAATAAAGGTGCCAAACAGACATGTCTCACAGCATTCAAAACCTCGATAAATTTCTCTATCATTTCCAAAGAAATATTTCCCACATTCTGCCATGGGAATAAAACTCTCGCCGGCGTCCCCTGCCGGAAGATGGCTCGGCCTTGTCACCGCCGTCTGGGTTCAAGCGATTTCCGGCAACAATTACACCTTCTCTAACTACTCCGACGCCCTCAAAACGCTCATGGGACTCACTCAGCTGCAGCTCAACAGCCTCTCCGTCGCCAAAGACGTCGGAAAAGCATTCGGCATCTTCGCCGGCCTCGCCTCCGACCGCCTCCCCACCGCCGCCATCCTCCTCATTGGCTCCGTCGAAGGCTTCGTCGGCTACGGCGTCCAGTGGCTCGTCGTTAGCGGCCGAATTCAACCCCTTCCTTACTGGGCGGTAAGTGTGCAACCCTAATTTCACATTTACaccaaaatccccaaattctGACTGAATTTTTACTCAATTGATTCAATTGCAGATGTGTATCTTTCTGTGTATGGGTGGAAACAGCACTACTTGGATGAACACCGCGATTTTGGTCACATGCATTCGGAATTTCCGGAAGAATCGGGGCCCTGTTTCGGGGATTCTAAAAGGCTACGTCGGTTTGAGCACCGCCATCTTCACCGACGTCTGCTCGGCGCTGTTCGGCGACGATCCGGCGAAGTTTCTGCTGATGCTCACCGTCGTTCCGTTGATCGTCTGCCTGTCCGCCATGTTCTTCCTCCGCGAGATCCCGCCGTCGAAATCCGCGGCGGAGGAAGGCGAGGAGACGAAATTCTTCGGCATAATCAACGTAATCGCCATTGTAATCGCTCTCTACTTGCTCGCATTCGACGTCACCGGCGCTCACGGCCGCTTGTTCTCGCAATTCTTCGCCGCAATTCTCCTAGTTCTACTGGCTTCGCCTCTTTTGATCCCAATTTACCTCAGCGTGAAAAATTTCATCCGTTTGGGCAGCGAAGCAGTCGACGTGGAGCAAACTGTGACGGAGCCGCTCCTGGCGGCGGCGGAAGAGGCGGAGAAGAAGGTGGAAGTGGTAAACCCGGCGGAGAAGAGGCGGCCGGTGATTGGAGAAGAACACACAATTGTCGAGGCGCTGCAAACCGTGGATTTCTGGATCTTATTCGGGTCGTTTTTGTGTGGAGTTGGAACGGGTCTAGCGGTGATGAATAATACGGGGCAAATGGGTCTGGCTCTCGGGTATGCGGATGTATCCATATTCGTTTCACTCACCAGCATTTGGGGATTTTTCGGCCGGATCTTATCCGGGTCGGTTTCCGAGTACTTCATCAAGTAAGTTTTACTATTACGTCTGCTTTGCTTACTTGCTAAGTTTTACTACAAAAGTTCCTCCTTTTCCGCGTTATTTCGATATTTCGATACAAATGAGAAATTGAGATTTTCTTGAAATGGCTAACTTGTTAACTCATGAAGGCAAGGTATTAAAATGTAACACATggcattaaaatattaactaaGTTTACATTGATAATACAATGTGATcatgttaataattttagtacACTCCGTTTGATGatttagcaacttaagaatgatttagcaacttaagaaaattAACTCCGTTTGATGatttagcaacttaagaaaattaatatctGATCACGACTTTGTGAAATTgtgttataatttaataaaaaaaatgagtcagTTTACATGTAGCCttccaaaaagaaattaatagtGGGACTGAGGGACTTTTTGGCCACATGTATGGGTCGTGCGAGacattatactactagtagtatttattgacCATTGAAGGCATTAAAATTGCATCAATTgtgttaaattaaatacaaagtCTCCCTTACTGGTCGTACACTTCAAGCACAGCTTGAATCTACTTTACAAAGCTCTACTTTTCTTTCCAACACCCAacttagtagtattttatatgtggagtataatttttgatCCACTAAAGTAAATGGTGGCGAAACTTCCTATTCTGTGTCGTTCTATTATAAAGAGTCACCCATCGTAGTCACAACAAGTGGGTTAATAAATGCTTAATCAAAGTAATTAATCTTATATCAATGATAGTGGTTTGGTCATGATATTTGTAATGGTGTAACTTATAGAAATATTTGTAACTGTAGGAGGGCTGGGACACCTAGGCCTGTCTGGAATGCAGCTTCACAGATTCTAATGGCAGTGGGATATGTTGTGATGGCCATGGCTATGCCAGGATCACTCTACGTGGGCTCCATCGTGGTCGGGATCTGCTATGGAGTGCGCCTTGCCGTCACAGTCCCCACAGCGTCCGAGCTCTTCGGCCTCAAGTACTATGGTCTCATTTACAACATTCTCATTCTCAACCTCCCGCTCGGCTCCTTCCTCTTCTCCGGCCTGCTCGCGGGCTTCCTCTACGACGCTCAGGCGACTAGCACAGCCGGAGGTGGCAACACGTGCATAGGTGCCCATTGCTACCGGCTGGTGTTTGTGGTTATGGCGGTTGTGTGTGTCATTGGATTTGGCCTTGATATGCTGCTGTGTGTGAGAACCAAAACAGTATATGCCAAGATTTATGCTAGCAAGAAGTCTAAGAAATCATCATCTAATATTGTTCaatgagatagagagagagagagagagagagagagagaaagggctGACTGGGAATTTTAGTCTCGGAGATGTCCTATTGTCAAATTTGTGTGTTTGATTAGTATTTTTGGTGATGGGTTTAAATCAAATAGAGGGTGACTAACCCTTAGTATTTTGCttaaaaatgtgatattttattaaaattgtctTTTGCAATTGTCAATTTCATATACAGTAGAAAATTCATAGTATTGTATTGCCCCACGTATCAATGAATTAAGAGTATTGCTCAATTGTATTAATAGCATACGAGATCTTTTTACTTTGTGGTATAGTTTATAGTTTCTGATGTTTTCTGTATAGAAAAAAgtacttttctattttactaatAAGCATGCAAAATATGCAAGTATCCTGCAAGATGCACAGATCGCTTCATAAATGTTATCGCGGCCGAGCTAGGTGGGGTTAGGATCGGCCCACGCCACTGCCGGCCCTGGAGAACCCCCGGCAACGACCGCCACCACCAACCTGCGCCCCATCTACCGTGCAGATGTGCTGCCTGCATTTAATTTATCACTAGGCTTTAGTTTTGGGCTTGTCTTGTAAAAttctttctaattaatttcaacatCCAGCCCAACAAATatattgtactactactatgtttTACATAATTCAAAGTTTCAGATTTTTtgtaataatgataaattggAAAGTCATGTATTATATTcctactactagtactatgtTTTACACATGCTAGACAATAAAAGCCATATAATCGACCGATCCGTCGTagtgaataaatttaattaatcgatCATGTCTtgaatattgtaaatattgaTTGTGATGACTCGATTTT is a window from the Salvia hispanica cultivar TCC Black 2014 chromosome 1, UniMelb_Shisp_WGS_1.0, whole genome shotgun sequence genome containing:
- the LOC125201667 gene encoding protein NUCLEAR FUSION DEFECTIVE 4-like; this translates as MGIKLSPASPAGRWLGLVTAVWVQAISGNNYTFSNYSDALKTLMGLTQLQLNSLSVAKDVGKAFGIFAGLASDRLPTAAILLIGSVEGFVGYGVQWLVVSGRIQPLPYWAMCIFLCMGGNSTTWMNTAILVTCIRNFRKNRGPVSGILKGYVGLSTAIFTDVCSALFGDDPAKFLLMLTVVPLIVCLSAMFFLREIPPSKSAAEEGEETKFFGIINVIAIVIALYLLAFDVTGAHGRLFSQFFAAILLVLLASPLLIPIYLSVKNFIRLGSEAVDVEQTVTEPLLAAAEEAEKKVEVVNPAEKRRPVIGEEHTIVEALQTVDFWILFGSFLCGVGTGLAVMNNTGQMGLALGYADVSIFVSLTSIWGFFGRILSGSVSEYFIKRAGTPRPVWNAASQILMAVGYVVMAMAMPGSLYVGSIVVGICYGVRLAVTVPTASELFGLKYYGLIYNILILNLPLGSFLFSGLLAGFLYDAQATSTAGGGNTCIGAHCYRLVFVVMAVVCVIGFGLDMLLCVRTKTVYAKIYASKKSKKSSSNIVQ